One Hevea brasiliensis isolate MT/VB/25A 57/8 chromosome 5, ASM3005281v1, whole genome shotgun sequence genomic region harbors:
- the LOC110667712 gene encoding protein PIN-LIKES 6 isoform X1 — protein MSHAKERFLSAVASSLENQAAGESVIGTIKIAVLPIAKVFTMCFLGFLMASKYVNILPANGRKLLNGLVFSLLLPCLIFSQLGQAVTLKKMLEWWFIPMNVVLAAISGSLIGFIVAYIVRPPYPFFKFTIIQIGIGNIGNVPLVLIAALCRDKSNPFGNSEKCSTDGTAYISFGQWVGLEYLLLGCYCLYIVVGLVSCTFDIEDGILPLKSPPKDPEQVPLLTQEEDVPIDSNASKKGKIKQFLVFLYENLKLKQILQPPIIASILAMFLGAVPFLKRLIFTTDAPLYFFTDSCNILGEAMIPCILLALGGNLVDGPGSSKLGLRTTAAIIFGRLVLVPPVGLGIVTLADKLGFLPAGDKMFRFVLLLQHSMPTSVLAGAVANLRGCGREAAAILFWVHIFAVFSMAGWIVLYINILF, from the exons ATGTCTCACGCCAAGGAAAGGTTTTTATCTGCAGTAGCTTCCTCCTTGGAAAATCAGGCGGCGGGAGAGTCGGTGATCGGCACCATCAAAATTGCTGTTTTACCCATAGCAAAAGTTTTTACGATGTGCTTTTTGGGATTTCTCATGGCCTCCAAATACGTTAACATTTTGCCTGCCAATGGAAGAAAGCTCCTTAATGGG TTGGTTTTTTCGCTTTTGCTTCCTTGTTTGATATTCTCTCAACTGGGGCAAGCTGTTACATTGAAGAAGATGTTGGAGTG GTGGTTTATTCCCATGAATGTTGTTCTGGCCGCTATATCAGGCTCGCTAATAGGTTTTATCGTTGCATATATTGTTCGCCCTCCATACCCATTTTTCAAGTTTACAATCATACAAATTGGAATTG GGAACATCGGGAATGTGCCACTTGTCCTGATTGCAGCTCTATGCAGAGATAAATCTAATCCTTTTGGTAACTCAGAAAAATGTAGCACAGATGGGACTGCCTATATCTCATTTGGCCAGTGGGTGGGTCTTGAGTATCTCTTACTGGGTTGTTATTGCTTGTACATTGTAGTTGGACTTGTGAGTT GTACGTTTGACATTGAGGATGGAATTCTTCCACTTAAGAGCCCTCCAAAAGATCCTGAGCAAGTGCCTCTGCTTACCCAGGAGGAGGATGTACCTATAGATTCAAATGCTTCAAAGAAAGGAAAG ATAAAACAATTTCTAGTTTTTCTATATGAGAATTTGAAGCTCAAGCAAATCCTTCAACCCCCTATTATTGCTTCT ATCCTAGCCATGTTCCTTGGTGCAGTACCATTTTTGAAGCGATTGATCTTTACAACTGATGCTCCACTTTACTTTTTTACTGACAGCTGCAATATTCTTGG GGAGGCCATGATTCCATGTATTTTGTTGGCTTTGGGAGGCAACCTTGTTGATG GACCAGGGAGTTCTAAACTTGGTTTACGGACAACTGCTGCTATTATTTTTGGTCGGTTAGTTTTGGTGCCTCCTGTTGGACTTGGCATTGTTACGTTGGCTGATAAGCTTGGCTTCCTTCCTGCTGGTGATAAGATGTTCCGGTTTGTCCTACTTCTTCAACATTCAATGCCTACGTCTGTCCTGGCAG GTGCTGTGGCCAATCTGAGAGGTTGTGGAAGAGAGGCTGCTGCTATCCTGTTCTGGGTTCACATTTTTGCCGTTTTCTCAATGGCTGGATGGATAGTTCTTTATATTAACATTCTCTTCTGA
- the LOC110667712 gene encoding protein PIN-LIKES 6 isoform X2, protein MSHAKERFLSAVASSLENQAAGESVIGTIKIAVLPIAKVFTMCFLGFLMASKYVNILPANGRKLLNGLVFSLLLPCLIFSQLGQAVTLKKMLEWWFIPMNVVLAAISGSLIGFIVAYIVRPPYPFFKFTIIQIGIGNIGNVPLVLIAALCRDKSNPFGNSEKCSTDGTAYISFGQWVGAIILYTYVFHMLASPPEGTFDIEDGILPLKSPPKDPEQVPLLTQEEDVPIDSNASKKGKIKQFLVFLYENLKLKQILQPPIIASILAMFLGAVPFLKRLIFTTDAPLYFFTDSCNILGEAMIPCILLALGGNLVDGPGSSKLGLRTTAAIIFGRLVLVPPVGLGIVTLADKLGFLPAGDKMFRFVLLLQHSMPTSVLAGAVANLRGCGREAAAILFWVHIFAVFSMAGWIVLYINILF, encoded by the exons ATGTCTCACGCCAAGGAAAGGTTTTTATCTGCAGTAGCTTCCTCCTTGGAAAATCAGGCGGCGGGAGAGTCGGTGATCGGCACCATCAAAATTGCTGTTTTACCCATAGCAAAAGTTTTTACGATGTGCTTTTTGGGATTTCTCATGGCCTCCAAATACGTTAACATTTTGCCTGCCAATGGAAGAAAGCTCCTTAATGGG TTGGTTTTTTCGCTTTTGCTTCCTTGTTTGATATTCTCTCAACTGGGGCAAGCTGTTACATTGAAGAAGATGTTGGAGTG GTGGTTTATTCCCATGAATGTTGTTCTGGCCGCTATATCAGGCTCGCTAATAGGTTTTATCGTTGCATATATTGTTCGCCCTCCATACCCATTTTTCAAGTTTACAATCATACAAATTGGAATTG GGAACATCGGGAATGTGCCACTTGTCCTGATTGCAGCTCTATGCAGAGATAAATCTAATCCTTTTGGTAACTCAGAAAAATGTAGCACAGATGGGACTGCCTATATCTCATTTGGCCAGTGG GTTGGTGCAATCATCCTATATACTTATGTATTTCATATGTTGGCATCTCCTCCTGAAGGTACGTTTGACATTGAGGATGGAATTCTTCCACTTAAGAGCCCTCCAAAAGATCCTGAGCAAGTGCCTCTGCTTACCCAGGAGGAGGATGTACCTATAGATTCAAATGCTTCAAAGAAAGGAAAG ATAAAACAATTTCTAGTTTTTCTATATGAGAATTTGAAGCTCAAGCAAATCCTTCAACCCCCTATTATTGCTTCT ATCCTAGCCATGTTCCTTGGTGCAGTACCATTTTTGAAGCGATTGATCTTTACAACTGATGCTCCACTTTACTTTTTTACTGACAGCTGCAATATTCTTGG GGAGGCCATGATTCCATGTATTTTGTTGGCTTTGGGAGGCAACCTTGTTGATG GACCAGGGAGTTCTAAACTTGGTTTACGGACAACTGCTGCTATTATTTTTGGTCGGTTAGTTTTGGTGCCTCCTGTTGGACTTGGCATTGTTACGTTGGCTGATAAGCTTGGCTTCCTTCCTGCTGGTGATAAGATGTTCCGGTTTGTCCTACTTCTTCAACATTCAATGCCTACGTCTGTCCTGGCAG GTGCTGTGGCCAATCTGAGAGGTTGTGGAAGAGAGGCTGCTGCTATCCTGTTCTGGGTTCACATTTTTGCCGTTTTCTCAATGGCTGGATGGATAGTTCTTTATATTAACATTCTCTTCTGA
- the LOC110667656 gene encoding probable membrane-associated kinase regulator 1, with translation MIMESKTFESRDPKLEDSFSFSSCYDFNSSSSLTILSDNDQTDDDDEDSFIEISLDPAHLGDGDLGGGRGVEDCDDDEMEHLRSFSSGVFLPTETKTSELCESVTSCTSSLSSSSSSVYTFSSSSTEEESQRNSQVESKLCNSRMQKTIRSKVLFPAVNRFVNTFTSSFRESSEIDQGDGRLPDANQLDLAASSTSKPSKITTTTITINNGAMMNFFTIFRALKVRTLLASFLKASKAKSTNDKGKIREKTMIWSYNQSLTKPTMDKGSMETKQGKRSRVLELNLDSIRRVLEAMNIRNIGRRERRTKSCPGSTKSSPIHQRFPSENYTSSSAATDNNIQAAIAHCKRSFGPDD, from the exons ATGATCATGGAAAGCAAAACCTTTGAATCTCGAGATCCAAAGCTGGAAGACAGTTTCTCATTTAGCAGCTGCTACGATTTCAACTCCTCTTCCTCTCTCACTATCTTATCCGATAACGATCAGACAGACGATGACGATGAAGACTCGTTTATCGAAATTTCTCTTGACCCCGCACATCTCGGCGATGGTGATCTTGGTGGCGGCCGTGGAGTAGAGGACTgcgatgatgatgaaatggagcaTCTTAGATCGTTTTCATCCGGCGTTTTCCTTCCCACCGAAACAAAAACCTCGGAGTTATGCGAGTCTGTAACTTCCTGTACATCGTCTTTGTCGTCGTCGTCTTCGTCGGTGTATACTTTCAGCTCTTCCTCCACGGAAGAAGAAAGTCAGCGGAATTCACAGGTGGAGTCGAAGCTTTGTAATTCTAGAATGCAGAAGACTATTAGAAGCAAGGTATTGTTTCCGGCAGTCAACCGCTTCGTCAATACGTTCACTTCCAGTTTCAGGGAATCGTCGGAGATTGACCAAGGAGATGGCCGTTTGCCAGACGCCAACCAGTTGGACCTCGCAGCCAGCAG CACAAGCAAACCATCAAAGATAACAACAACTACAATAACAATAAACAATGGCGCCATGATGAACTTCTTTACAATATTTCGAGCGCTGAAAGTCAGAACATTACTAGCATCATTTCTCAAGGCCTCCAAGGCAAAGTCTACGAATGACAAGGGAAAAATACGAGAAAAGACAATGATCTGGAGCTATAACCAGAGCCTAACCAAGCCAACAATGGACAAGGGTTCAATGGAAACGAAGCAAGGAAAGAGATCAAGAGTGTTAGAACTGAACTTGGACTCCATTAGAAGGGTCTTGGAAGCCATGAATATTAGGAACATTGGTCGcagagaaagaagaacaaaaagcTGCCCTGGTTCAACTAAGTCCTCTCCAATTCACCAGCGATTTCCCTCTGAAAATTATACAAGTTCATCAGCTGCCACTGATAACAATATTCAGGCAGCTATTGCTCATTGTAAGAGATCATTCGGCCCAGATGattaa